A single window of Arvicanthis niloticus isolate mArvNil1 chromosome X, mArvNil1.pat.X, whole genome shotgun sequence DNA harbors:
- the Ct47c1 gene encoding cancer/testis antigen family 47 member C1, translating into MSTRRDQDPARESRDNPVTLEGEWVQEAAEVGAVGLDGSSAAVEAEEIVVYYPRAVENVGPENNPEEEGDRGESVDVEEDLDIEAVDEADEEDEEQEEEEEEEEEEESVLTGQNFVANAHHFPMSGIRFMFMDLVHAILNRVYYNHHILLRDHLEDQEMNSPDTSESGHSSELQVLPGPIPSTVRAAEYEHQGSDLPEVISTFPELEEPTDFEEATDRYLQEPTTMTAGQAIEETAEEAAAEEAAEEPAKDIIEQAVDSEGENHCARQYEDDNIVNEEEEKEGKENEEALDEMDLDAADYCTNKFS; encoded by the exons ATGTCTACCAGAAGGGATCAAGATCCAGCCAGAGAGAGCCGAGACAACCCAGTAACTCTTGAGGGAGAGTGGGTACAGGAAGCTGCAGAGGTCGGTGCAGTAGGCCTAGATGGATCCTCTGCCGCAGTTGAAGCTGAAGAAATAGTGGTCTATTATCCTAGAGCGGTGGAGAATGTTGGGCCTGAAAACAACCCGGAGGAAGAGGGTGACAGGGGAGAGAGTGTGGATGTTGAGGAAGACTTGGATATTGAAGCTGTTGATGAGGCggatgaagaagatgaggagcaggaggaggaggaagaggaggaggaggaagaggaaagtgtTCTAACAGGTCAAAATTTTGTGGCGAATGCCCATCATTTCCCAATGAGTGGCATCCGATTTATGTTTATGGATTTGGTCCATGCCATTCTCAACCGTGTCTATTACAACCACCACATCCTGCTTAGAGACCACCTAGAAGACCAAGAGATGAACTCACCTGACACTTCCGAGTCTGGCCACTCAAGTGAGCTCCAAGTACTACCTGGGCCCATCCCATCAACAGTGAGGGCTGCAGAGTACGAGCATCAGGGCTCAGACCTTCCGGAAGTTATCTCCACATTTCCAGAGCTGGAGGAGCCTACTGATTTCGAGGAAGCAACAGATCGTTACCTGCAGGAGCCAACAACTATGACAGCCGGGCAAGCAATAGAAGAGACggcagaagaagcagcagcagaggagGCAGCAGAAGAACCAGCAAAGGACATCATTGAACAAGCCGTGGACTCAGAGG GTGAAAACCATTGTGCTAGACAGTATGAAGATGACAACATAGttaatgaggaagaagaaaaggaaggaaaggaaaatgaagaagcaCTAGATGAAATGGACCTAGATGCAGCAGACTACTGCACCAACAAATTCAG TTaa